The genomic region CCCAGGGGTTCAGCTACCACTGGACCCTTCTGCTGTCAGTAATAACGGGAAATGAGTACATAATCTGGGATTCAGATTTGTTTGGAGACAAAATTTATTAGAAGAGGAGACCTAAAAAACCATGAAGGCAATTGGCATGAACATCTCCAGAACACCTAAGGAACCCTCTGCGGTTTATATACCTCCTCTCCTGTCATGAAAGTAGAAGGTCTCTTTAACAAATAATTCTGTGCTTATCacactctttctttaaaatatttattatatatttatttattcggctggGCTGTGTTGCAGcccagcatgtgggagctagttccccaagcaggtattgaacgtgggtctctgcattggagttttgatccctggacgACCTGGGAAGTCTCTCCTCATACTCTTGGGGACAGTAACGGGTCACAGGCCTCCTCTGAGGCCCCCTTAGAGCTGAGGCATAGGGTGGCTGCCGAAATACTCCTGTGGCTAAGGTGTGGTTTGTTGGTCATGACTcactcacactccctgcaaacatagggcttctcccctgtgtgtgtcctctggtgtgagaAGAGATGGGTCTTCTGACCTAAGCTTcacccacactccccgcaaacatagggcttctcccctgtgtgtgtcctctggtgtctgataaGGACTGAtttctgactgaagcttcgcccacactccctgcaaacgtAGGTCTCCTTcgctgtgtgtgtcctcttgtgtgagATGAGGACGGACTTCTgtctgaagcttcgcccacactccctgcaaacatagggcttctaccctgtgtgtgtcctctggtgtctgatgagggttGATTTCCGacagaagcttcgcccacactccccgcaatcatagggcttctcccctgtgtgtgtcctcttgtgtgagatgagattgGCCTtatgactgaagcttcgcccacactccccacaaacatagggcttctcccctgtgtgtatcctctggtgtgtgatgaggactgacttatgACTGAAgcatcgcccacactccctgcaaacatagggcttctcccctgtgtgtgtcctctggtgtgtgatgaggactgacttatgACTGAAGCATCGCCCACACTCCTTGCagacatagggcttctcccctgtgtgtatcctctggtgtttgatgaggactgacttatcactgaagcttcgcccacactccccacaagcatagggcttctcccctgtgtgtatcctctggtgtctgatgaggactgacttataactgaagcttcgcccacagtccctgcaaacatagggcttctcccctgtgtgtgtcctctggtgtctgatgagggctgACTTCCGATGGAAGGTTCTCCCACACtgcccgcaaacatagggcttctcgcctgtgtgtgtcctctggtgtgtgatgaggactgacttctgacggaagcttcgcccacactccccgcaaacatagggcttctcccctgtatgTGTCCTCTCGTGTGTGGTGAGACTTGACCTGTCCTTGGAGCCTTGCCCACACTCTCCGCATGTGACCCTCATAATCCCTGAGACCCCTGCCCCCGTGAGCAATGTTCCTGTGTCCTCTGGATTCAGTTTCTGGCTTGTGCTGGGCTCGTCTGTCATTCTCTCATGCACCCCAGAATCCCCCATTTGTCCTCCGGGTGAGTTGGAAGAGGCCCTTGAAATCCTCTTCAGCCTTACGCTTTTCAGCAATTGTTGGGGCCTGTCCTTGGCCTCGTGGCCCTCAGGTTTGTCGCTCGGGCTGTGTGGATTGGAATATCTCCGATTTTGACTGCCTGGGCAGGGATCCTCTGGTTGGAGGCAGTCTCTTTCAGATGGTCTcaggagggtctgagaggggtgactgcgttggatgtgttggctgaggaatttctggctggagaaggccagagagcaggagggacaTGGGTGGATCTTGGGCTTCGGTTCTGCTGAAAGAGGAAGCTTTTGTCAGGTAGCTGGTTTGCCACGGTCAGGTCTTGCCCACTCATCATCTAAATGTTGACAGTGCACGATCTGTCGCCCATCAAGTGCCTTTACAGTCCACTCTTCCATTCCACTGTTATTCTCTACATCTACAGAAATCCAGGAAGCGGGTGTCAAGGGCCTTTTCTACATATCACCCAGATAGGGACCTTCCAGCTGCATCAGAGGCAGCGTCTCTCCTGATAGAGATGGATCTGCAGGGACTTTCCCCGCGTGTAGGTGTCTGAAAAGTCACGTCACAGTGGCCCCAGGTATCTACCCTACTGATGGATAAGACTTGATGACTTAGGTGGAATTTCCTGAGTGGCTCCCTGTGAGGGGAAAGGGTCTATTAAGTTAGGGGAGCCTGGCCTGGAGCTCTCTGCATATGGGAAGCAGCACGGGGGGTGGTTAGAGCAGGTGTGGCTAATTCTGACTTTGTGGTTCCTTGTTCAAAGAGCAGCCTTTGTGCCGATCTCTGCAGGAAGTGGGTTTGAGCCTGGATGAGACCGAGCGGCCCAAGTCCCACTGACTACAGGTCTGGCTCCTGCTGCCCAAACTGGTTCACAAATTGCTCCTCTCTCAGTTtcccataaatcataaaataaaggcgtatcctttctccagcctcaccagtactcatacctcatttatttcattcaggcttaatccacttaacatgcactaggaatccatgtttaaaaatacatgtccagTCAGACCCTTCACACCCTCACTCCCAAGCATCTTCAGACAGCCCACTCTCCCCTCATGTCTGGCAATGAAATGATCTCTGAGGGGACTCCCCGCTATTGTCTCTTCCCAAAAGTGAACCAAAGGATCGTCTTAGCACAGAGAACATGCTGCTTGCAGCTGAAAGCCTGGCGGTTGTTCTGTGTCACCCAGGAGGACCCCTGGGGCCTGCACGTGGACACAGGCCCTGAGGCTTCCGTGTCCCGTcgagcctccttcctctccctctgtgcttcctcctgcGACCCCTGGCATGGCCTCGCTTCCCGGTCCTGGGGCTGCGGCACGggctgctcccctgcctggaATCCTTCCCCGCAGGTCTTATCTCTGCAGAGACCCTGTCGCACCGTCCTGCACCACACCCCACCGTCTGCTCACGCTGATCCGAGGCACGTTCCCTGCGCTGGTTTTCCTCAGCACCAGCCCCTGTCTGGTGTgaagcccctgctgccccagggcagTGGTTCTGTCTGTTTCGGGGCGTAGAGCCCCGTCTGTCACAGAGCGTGAACTCACATGACAAAAGACTGGAACAGGAACTGAATGCGCATCACTGTACACGTGTCGcttagaaatgggaggaaatgaagaagaaacaaataaagggCAGAGAGGTGGTAGGTGCTCgaaatgttgctttttgcttctcagccttttagcagaaggtgatgttgcacatttttttgcatgaaatattaaaaattagaactaacattttcaatataaaatttctcCTAACAGTCAtatgaaaagaatcaaattctGAGGCATTTTAATTGCAACTCAACTGACTTAGGACTGGATTATCCTCTGCTTCGAAATCGGACCACGGCTgctcccaggatggggtggggtgctggaagaggggagacacTCACCTCTCCCGGCCGCGAGCTCACTCTTCCCCCTGCTCTTCCGCTTGATGCCAAGGTCCTGACCGTACTCGTCCCCGTACCAGACCAGCAGCTCACAACCCGGCCTGACCACCCGGCAGGTTCGGTAGAAGATCTGCCCGTGATACTGGaaggccaccaggttctgctcctcgtcgtcccgggcacagttcacatacctggggtcgaggccgggaaagggaaagaaacctcaGGTGACGAGTGCCCTCCACTGTCCGCCCATGCCCAGCTCCTTGCCTTCCGCCTCTGAGGCCGCCCCTCATGTGGACCGTCTGTTCACACCTTCGACCAGGCCATGTgaattcccatgcttttctctccttacctaaGTAGCCATTTTCCGGAGCCCAGTTCCAGACTCATCTCCACCTGGAATGTCCGTGAGGCTGGTGACCTCCAGCTCCTCTAAACTCTgaattaagttctctttcatccACAGGACTTGGTGCTTCTTGGCTAACATGCAGCCCTCAGCACTCACCACAGCCTGCCTTCTCTGCCGAGTCTTTCTGCCATCTCCCCACGTGTATCCAGGGTCCTAATCgcttgcccaccccctcccacgtAAACTTGGAGAGAGCTCTGATATAGCTTGAGACACGGAACAGTAATAGTTTGTTCACTGTCTGCCTGCCCTGATGAAAGGAGAGGCCCTCAGAGAATGGCCCTGCTCAGGGCCAAGCTGTCCCCCATTCCTTCCCAGGCCTCAGGGCCCGCTTCTCACTGGAACCAAGCCTGAGGAGGTTTTTGCCCACAGAGAGTCAAGGTCTCCTGTGTTAGGTCATCCTGGCGTGTGCACTTActcaaagatagaaaatataagGTTACTGCTCCTAAAATCAATTGGCTAATGTCTGTCTGCAGTATGTTCTCCAAAAGGACATGGGTTGTGTGATCTGCTTCAGTACCGAAGTTCACTGTCTAAACTGCACCATAAAGGGCGTGAGAAGTGTTCACTAAGTGAGTTAAAGTGTTCCTGGTGAATCTAGATGCTTCAAGTTGTTTTCAAGTCCACCAGTTTTGTTCAGCATATAGACTTGTATCTTGACGGCacatgccatatttttatttccttctttttagtgtcttttgaaatgaaagagtaTGGTattgagggaaaagaggaaggaagatgtgAAAGCTTTTGAGGGAGCCGGGTTGAGACGGAAAGGGGCGTGGGATGGAGGGAGTCTCAATGTCTACACACTGcagactcactgcactcacctcatccagttggcccaagacgtgtcctttccatccacatactcgtagcagttcctccctttggtgatctgagggtcagagaaagagttacaagctttcctctttttttttttttttttttttttggtaggaagcaATAGAAGAGTTATTTCCCTGTGTAGTCATTGGTGCTTTTCAGCCTGCATGGATTCAACTGCCAGTCGGACCACACGGTAAGCTCCTTACTCATCATTCCAAGTCTGAGTCCCTTGATTCATTGAAGGCAAGGGCTCCACAAGGGAGGAGTCACTTCTGTGTATCTCTACACtgtgctcccacctctcctctgaccttagaGAGAGGTCTAAGgttctgtacactgtgttcccacctctcctctgacctttagatagatgacatgagtgtctgtacactgtggtcccacctctcctctgacattTAGATGGAAGTCCTGTGGTCACGCCCACGGCACACATTACACAGGGCTGACTGTGTCATTGACGACCACGTTATCACCATCTGCATCCTCATATGTAGACATGAAATGCCCACCACCACGTACAAGATAttagaggccagaggacagggaaacgGGTGCTTCTCACCAGCCAGGCATATCCACTGTTGGCGGCCTCTTCATCGTCTGTGATCTGGCCCTCATAGGGGCCAAAGTGCAGGCCCAGCGGCAGATCAGATGCCTCATTCCACACTCCAAGCCCAGCGTCAGGAATGCCGGACAGTCTGATGCTTAACCCAGGGGGCAGCGTGAGGACTGAGTGATTGGCATGCCCCTTTTCCACTGCACAGTCCTTTACAAAGGTTGGGGGCCCATGGGCAGCACAGCTGTCGATGAAGAAGTTCTGACACTCCTCACAATctgga from Muntiacus reevesi chromosome 2, mMunRee1.1, whole genome shotgun sequence harbors:
- the LOC136161855 gene encoding histone-lysine N-methyltransferase PRDM9-like; the protein is MRPNRSPEESTEGNAGRTERKPTAKDAFKDISVFFSKEEWEEMGEWEKIRYRNVKRNYEALIAIGFRATRPDFMHPHRQAIKPQGDDTEDSDEEWTPRQQGKPSSMPFRVEHSKHQKRMSRTPLSNESSLKELPGAAESLKTSGSKQAQNPVPHHRKARTPGQHPRQNVELRRKETGVKRYSLRERKGHVYQEVSEPQDEDYFYCEECQNFFIDSCAAHGPPTFVKDCAVEKGHANHSVLTLPPGLSIRLSGIPDAGLGVWNEASDLPLGLHFGPYEGQITDDEEAANSGYAWLITKGRNCYEYVDGKDTSWANWMRYVNCARDDEEQNLVAFQYHGQIFYRTCRVVRPGCELLVWYGDEYGQDLGIKRKSRGKSELAAGREPKPKIHPCPSCSLAFSSQKFLSQHIQRSHPSQTLLRPSERDCLQPEDPCPGSQNRRYSNPHSPSDKPEGHEAKDRPQQLLKSVRLKRISRASSNSPGGQMGDSGVHERMTDEPSTSQKLNPEDTGTLLTGAGVSGIMRVTCGECGQGSKDRSSLTTHERTHTGEKPYVCGECGRSFRQKSVLITHQRTHTGEKPYVCGQCGRTFHRKSALIRHQRTHTGEKPYVCRDCGRSFSYKSVLIRHQRIHTGEKPYACGECGRSFSDKSVLIKHQRIHTGEKPYVCKECGRCFSHKSVLITHQRTHTGEKPYVCRECGRCFSHKSVLITHQRIHTGEKPYVCGECGRSFSHKANLISHKRTHTGEKPYDCGECGRSFCRKSTLIRHQRTHTG